The genomic DNA GGACAGGCAGGAATTATTTGACAGATTCAGTGGATATttagtatttctttcaaaacctTCCCAATTAAAAAGTCCTCCAAAAGAGTGCACTATTCTGatgaagagggaggaggaggagggacacaTGCAGGAAAACTTCCTGGTCATGGACTTACGGATTGATTCATAACCCATTTGTCACCCCTTCTTTAATGAAGCAATAGCAGGTCAATTTATGTTCCCCGGCAAGATGTTGTACATTTGGAGCATGAGCCGACTGTGGTGGTTGTggaggaaaaatgtaaatgatggCCTGGTCACATTAACATATCTCCATGGAAAAGTGAGGAAATTTTGCAGTCATATGACTATAAACAAGGCACAACTTGCAAATTGCCACATGCAGCACGTTTTGAAAAAGGTTAGACCTTCTTCCAGGTCCACACACTTCACACACCCTTTCTACGATAAGAAGGCAGCGTTTCCTCTTCAGACATCAGGCAGCTCCATAGGAGCACAGCAAAACCCGGCCACTGTAAATGAGCAGCAAGACCACCACCGGGCGGACCTTGGCGGCTTCTCACATCCCATCTCTCAAGACAAGATTTCTACAGCACCCTCTCGTAAGCTTCATTGCCCACTTGCTACGGAGCTCCAGTGCTAGTGGAGACAGCTCTTTTCTCTaacttctactctgctctgggcTTCTTCTACCAACCCTGaaaccttcttgtccttcatgatGCTATAAGGAGTAGGCAGATCCATCTGAATTTCTCTGTCGGTTTTTTACTGTATGTATACATCAGTGTGAGTACACGGGACACATTAAATATCTGTTACCAGAGGGCACATGGGCCTACCATAAGCTCTCTCTGAAGTGCTGTGCTGCATGGGAGCTTTAAGTTTGCGACTTTTATAGTACTTCTGAGGGGGGATTGCCATTTTAATGCTCTTACAGCATGCACTTTGCTTAATTGCCATTAGAATCGGTGGCTGGTATCAAGGCAACCTTAGCTAAAGAGCTAAAGTACTTTAATGTATGCCTAGtaagtgcaaataaaattaaaaaaaaagagtatgtgaTTTGAACTGAACggggagtttggtttttttccaattcttt from Chroicocephalus ridibundus chromosome 7, bChrRid1.1, whole genome shotgun sequence includes the following:
- the GYPC gene encoding glycophorin-C isoform X1; protein product: MFPGKMLYIWSMSRLWWLWRKNVNDGLVTLTYLHGKVRKFCSHMTINKAQLANCHMQHVLKKVRPSSRSTHFTHPFYDKKAAFPLQTSGSSIGAQQNPATVNEQQDHHRADLGGFSHPISQDKISTAPSHGDIESPTAGADVAVIGGVIAAVVFVLICLLVVMVRYMYRHKGTYHTNEAKGTEFAESADAALKNDPALQEAVDESKKEYFI